One Chitinophagaceae bacterium C216 genomic window carries:
- a CDS encoding TonB-dependent receptor P39 yields MMPRLLLLISLFGICIGSLPFIGNATTNNHSIYFQTDTLRSVSGIVTDIKTGLPLKGVNVTVKNTSIGVSTDDNGAYVLNYTQSDAILIFSLVGYKSIEESINQRTTVNVALESDDKLLEEIVVVGYGEQKKVTVTGAISTVTGEDLVRAPVAGISNALIGMAPGLQAVQSSGEFGKDKATIYIRGMATLNSSGRNPLILVDGVPRDTYNNLDPNEIESISILKDASSTAVYGVRGANGVILITTKQGKSGKPRVSVTGNVAAIQPTVLPKYLNSYDYAVLRNEAEMNGGIAPDRVTFSPEDLELYKSGADPIFHPSKDWIAELIRPFSFQQSYNANISGGTERVKYYSSIGYFNQSGGYREPEQSLGFPYKHNYDKYNVRMNFDFKPNDDLSIAIKLGNQVTENSIPNGGAWAAFDKAANRPPMTSPVFVEGKYIERVIGLPGNVPNFNPWGDAGPTSASGAFLNEEYSSTLNTNLSIVYKLDKITKGLSVRAMGAYDTYYQKNKARSKAFPKWTVMKDPSSPTGYKLYQSSDEGPFGGLSESIGDANKWRRIYTEAALEYKRLFNNVHNVGALVLGNFSRDITPSLQYKLPHVYLGVVSRITYDYRNRYMAEINMGYNGSENFPEGNRFGFFPSVSAGWVVSQESFFPENAWVSFMKLRGSYGVVGNDEIGGQRYLYLNPPFTLGNGGNQAVVFGNPGVDFARYNMYREGNIGNPNVTWERSKKMDVGVELRFFNDRLSLTADYFKEKRDNILWYLSTVPELVAATLPPANIGKVNNHGYEIEMGYNGSTRMVQYWLKGSYAFARNKIIFQDEPERRYEYLRQTGRPLGQYFGLIFEGFYNSWDEINDPNRPISKWEGAGGLQPGDMKYKDLNGDGIIDEDDMGAVRHSQWPEITYTLTGGFSWKGFDMTVLFQGTENVSVSFASAAAYPFVSSWGAAQEWHLERWNPERYAAGEKISFPRVEVSPDRGHNYQPSTFWIQDASYFRLKNLEMGYRFSSESLRKKGFKSFRVYLSGNNLITWHHLKYAKDPDARELWGRVYPPMRVFNGGVQLEF; encoded by the coding sequence ATGATGCCCCGATTGCTATTATTGATATCCCTATTCGGAATTTGTATTGGATCTTTACCGTTTATCGGAAACGCAACTACAAATAACCATTCAATTTATTTTCAAACCGACACATTAAGGAGTGTATCGGGAATTGTTACTGATATAAAGACGGGTCTACCATTAAAAGGGGTGAATGTGACTGTGAAAAATACTTCAATTGGTGTGTCAACCGATGATAATGGTGCTTATGTATTAAACTATACTCAGTCGGACGCTATATTGATTTTTTCTTTAGTAGGTTATAAAAGCATAGAAGAATCGATAAATCAACGCACTACTGTAAACGTTGCATTAGAATCGGATGATAAATTATTAGAAGAAATTGTAGTGGTGGGTTATGGAGAGCAGAAGAAAGTGACGGTTACTGGTGCTATAAGTACTGTTACCGGAGAAGATCTGGTGCGTGCTCCGGTGGCAGGCATTAGTAATGCTTTAATAGGTATGGCTCCTGGATTACAAGCGGTACAAAGTTCCGGTGAGTTTGGTAAGGATAAAGCCACTATTTACATTCGAGGGATGGCAACCTTAAACTCCAGTGGTAGAAATCCATTGATATTAGTCGACGGAGTGCCTAGAGATACTTATAATAATCTTGATCCAAACGAGATAGAGTCCATAAGTATTTTAAAGGATGCATCTTCTACTGCCGTATATGGTGTTCGGGGAGCGAATGGTGTAATATTGATTACCACAAAGCAAGGTAAGTCTGGTAAACCTAGAGTAAGTGTTACCGGCAATGTGGCTGCAATACAGCCTACAGTTTTACCTAAATATCTTAATTCGTACGATTATGCAGTATTGCGTAATGAAGCTGAAATGAATGGCGGAATTGCGCCTGACAGAGTTACTTTTTCGCCGGAAGATTTAGAGCTTTATAAATCCGGTGCTGATCCCATTTTTCACCCGAGTAAAGATTGGATTGCAGAGTTAATCAGACCTTTCTCGTTTCAACAATCTTATAATGCTAATATCTCTGGTGGCACGGAGAGAGTCAAGTATTATAGCTCTATAGGCTATTTCAATCAGAGTGGAGGATACAGAGAGCCTGAACAAAGCTTGGGATTTCCCTATAAACACAATTACGATAAGTATAATGTGCGGATGAACTTTGATTTTAAGCCTAATGATGACTTGTCTATTGCAATTAAATTGGGCAACCAGGTTACTGAAAATAGTATTCCTAATGGAGGCGCTTGGGCGGCTTTTGATAAAGCTGCTAATAGGCCACCTATGACTAGTCCGGTATTTGTAGAAGGGAAGTATATTGAACGAGTAATTGGACTTCCTGGCAATGTTCCCAATTTTAACCCTTGGGGAGACGCCGGGCCAACTAGTGCTTCTGGTGCTTTTCTTAATGAGGAGTATTCAAGTACTTTAAATACTAATTTGTCTATTGTATATAAACTAGATAAAATTACCAAAGGCTTGTCAGTGAGAGCCATGGGAGCATATGATACTTACTATCAAAAAAATAAAGCAAGAAGTAAGGCATTTCCCAAATGGACAGTAATGAAAGACCCATCATCCCCTACCGGCTATAAACTATACCAAAGTTCAGATGAAGGACCTTTCGGCGGTCTATCAGAAAGTATAGGGGATGCTAATAAATGGCGTAGAATTTATACGGAAGCGGCTTTGGAATATAAGCGTTTATTCAATAATGTTCATAATGTAGGGGCATTGGTGTTAGGTAACTTTTCTCGGGATATCACTCCCAGCTTGCAATACAAGTTGCCTCATGTGTATTTAGGTGTTGTTTCGCGTATCACGTACGATTATCGCAATCGCTATATGGCCGAAATAAACATGGGGTACAACGGCTCTGAAAACTTTCCAGAGGGAAATCGTTTTGGGTTCTTCCCCTCCGTTTCGGCAGGATGGGTAGTTTCTCAGGAATCTTTCTTTCCTGAAAATGCTTGGGTTTCCTTCATGAAATTAAGAGGGTCTTATGGTGTAGTTGGTAATGATGAAATAGGTGGACAACGTTATCTATATCTTAATCCTCCCTTTACCTTAGGGAATGGAGGAAATCAGGCTGTTGTATTTGGAAATCCGGGTGTAGACTTTGCACGTTATAATATGTATCGCGAAGGAAATATTGGTAATCCTAATGTGACATGGGAGCGATCTAAAAAAATGGATGTAGGTGTTGAATTAAGGTTCTTCAATGATAGGCTTTCTCTTACTGCCGATTATTTTAAAGAGAAAAGAGATAATATCCTTTGGTATTTATCTACTGTACCTGAGCTCGTAGCAGCTACTTTGCCACCTGCCAATATTGGTAAAGTTAACAATCATGGATATGAAATAGAAATGGGATATAACGGCAGTACACGCATGGTACAGTACTGGCTGAAGGGGAGCTATGCATTTGCACGTAATAAAATTATATTTCAAGACGAGCCTGAAAGAAGGTATGAGTATTTAAGACAGACAGGACGCCCGTTAGGACAGTATTTTGGATTGATCTTCGAGGGATTCTATAACTCCTGGGATGAGATTAACGATCCTAATCGTCCTATTTCAAAATGGGAAGGTGCAGGAGGTTTACAACCCGGAGATATGAAATATAAAGATTTGAATGGAGATGGTATAATTGATGAGGACGATATGGGCGCAGTGAGGCATAGTCAGTGGCCTGAAATTACTTATACGTTGACTGGAGGTTTTTCGTGGAAAGGCTTTGATATGACAGTCCTATTTCAGGGTACAGAAAATGTTTCTGTGAGCTTTGCATCGGCGGCAGCCTATCCATTCGTTTCATCCTGGGGAGCTGCTCAAGAGTGGCATTTGGAGCGCTGGAATCCTGAGCGCTATGCTGCCGGTGAAAAAATTTCTTTCCCCCGTGTAGAGGTATCGCCAGATCGTGGGCATAATTATCAGCCATCCACTTTTTGGATACAAGATGCTTCTTATTTCCGTTTGAAAAACCTAGAGATGGGATATAGATTTTCTTCCGAATCGTTAAGGAAAAAAGGATTTAAGTCATTCCGTGTGTATCTCAGCGGTAATAATCTTATTACCTGGCATCATTTAAAATATGCGAAAGATCCTGATGCAAGAGAACTATGGGGTAGAGTCTATCCACCCATGCGTGTATTTAACGGAGGTGTACAATTGGAGTTTTAA
- the araC_2 gene encoding Arabinose operon regulatory protein, giving the protein MKKTDQENKKVKEGFLGQKMIVLPPGVIKNMTQNPITAALHPTAVGYYPRAARHDRERKHGSPQYILLYCIEGSGTIYVLGKTFTLMPNTFIIIPRQKAHHYSSSEENPWSIYWVHFAGTQADALYKRYAKDDMPVVQSIPYDEQRINVFSLLYSILDQGLSMRNLEASSIQMIQFLSSFIYHEELYPNYYHEDQISKSIEYMKANLDKNYSIRELASQFRYSVSHFSDLFKKKVGYSPIQYFNQLKIQKACQYLSFTDLNIKEICLMIGFEDPYYFSRMFKKLMGISPAKYRSQYKKQ; this is encoded by the coding sequence ATGAAAAAAACCGATCAGGAAAATAAAAAAGTAAAAGAAGGCTTTTTAGGGCAGAAGATGATCGTGCTTCCGCCAGGTGTTATCAAAAACATGACACAAAATCCCATTACTGCAGCCTTACATCCTACAGCAGTTGGGTACTATCCCAGAGCTGCAAGGCACGATAGAGAACGCAAACACGGCAGCCCGCAATACATACTATTATATTGTATTGAAGGCTCCGGTACGATATATGTACTTGGCAAAACTTTTACACTAATGCCAAATACTTTTATTATCATTCCTCGTCAAAAAGCACATCATTACAGTAGTAGTGAAGAGAACCCTTGGAGTATCTATTGGGTGCACTTTGCAGGAACGCAAGCCGATGCTCTATATAAAAGATATGCAAAAGATGATATGCCTGTAGTACAAAGTATACCTTATGATGAGCAACGTATTAATGTCTTTTCCCTGCTCTACTCCATTTTAGATCAGGGTCTTAGTATGCGTAATCTCGAAGCCAGCAGTATTCAAATGATTCAATTTCTGTCTTCTTTTATTTATCATGAAGAATTATATCCTAATTACTATCATGAAGATCAAATCTCTAAATCAATTGAATATATGAAAGCTAACCTGGATAAGAATTATAGCATACGCGAACTTGCTTCACAATTCAGATATTCAGTCTCTCACTTCTCCGACCTTTTTAAAAAGAAGGTCGGTTACTCACCTATACAGTACTTCAATCAACTTAAAATTCAAAAAGCCTGTCAATACTTAAGCTTTACAGACTTAAACATAAAAGAAATATGCTTAATGATTGGGTTTGAGGATCCTTACTATTTTTCAAGAATGTTTAAAAAACTAATGGGCATATCACCGGCAAAATACCGCAGTCAATACAAAAAACAATAG